DNA from Sporomusaceae bacterium FL31:
GCTGCCTTTCATGATGCAGGGCGTGGAAGCGTCAGTCGCGACATTGATTGGTCAGGAAATGCCGGGAATATTTGACATTGCCAGTGACCGGGATAATTATGATTACGTTTATCGGGCACAAGATTTAATTGAGCTTAAAGGGCGCAGCTATCATTCCAAGAAAAATCATGTCAATAGTTTTCGAAAGAATTATAGTGACTACCAATATCTGCCCTTGACGGACGAATTAATTGGGCAGTGTATTGATAACACAGTTGAATGGTGTAAAAAACGCGGCTGTTATAAAGACCCACTGCTATTAGCCGAGAAAAATGCCATCATTGAAGTACTGAATAATTTTTCGGTACTTCAGCTAACCGGTGGAGTCATCACCATCGGAGGGAAAGTAGAGGCATTTAGCTTTGGTGAACGGCTGAATCGTGATACCGCAGTCATTCATGTTGAAAAAGCTAACCCAGATGTTAAGGGCGTTTATGCCGCTATTAATCAAGATTTTTGTCAAAACAGCTGGAGCGGTATGGAATATATCAATCGTGAAGAAGATATGGGGATTCCCGGACTGCGCAAAGCTAAGCAAAGCTATCATCCGGTAAAAATGGTTGAGAAATTTGTTATTACCTCACTGGGCAAATTTTCATAGGAAACAGCAGCCTGTCTAGGTACATGAAAGATGTATTTGTAGACAGGCTGTTTTTTTCCTAAAATAAATGGTGGCTTATCTAAATGCATGAATAATAAAGCATTCTTTAGTAAATTAATAATTTATCTGATTTTATTGAAGTAAATTTAGATTTTATTGGTAAAGTATGATAATATAGTATTGTAAGATTAAAACTGACAGCATTGTAAGTTTTATGCTGAAAAAGGAGAGGTTCATATGGCAGAAATTAAAATCCCGTACGGCAGATCTTACTTGCTTGCAAATGTGCCGGACCAAAAACTTGAAGGTGTTCTGGAGTCAAAAGCTCATCACTATCATCCTGAAGCCGGTGAAATTGAGTTAGTCCAGCAAGCATTAGAAAACCCGATCGGATCACCGCGACTGCGTGATTTAGTGAAGGGAAAAAATAAAATCGTCATAATCGCCAGTGATCACACCAGACCAGTACCCAGTAAAATTATGGCACCAGTCATGCTGGATGAGATCCGCGCTGGCAACCCTCAGGCTGATATCACTTTCTTAATTGCTACTGGATTCCATCGCTTAACAACCAAAGAAGAACTCATTAGCAAATTTGGCGAAGATATTGTTGCGAATGAAAAAATTGTCATTCACAATGCATTTGACCCGGATATTATGGTCAATATCGGTAAATTGCCGTCTGGCGGCGATATTGTCATCAATAAACTGGCTATTGAGGCTGACTTGCTGATTTCCGAAGGTTTCATTGAGCCTCATTTCTTTGCTGGCTTCTCCGGCGGCCGGAAAAGCGTTTTACCTGGCGTAGTCAGTAAAGTCACTGTTTTGGCAAATCATAATTCCCGCTTTATTGCTCATGAGAAAGCACGGACTGGTAATTTAGAAGGCAATCCAATTCATATTGATATGCTTCATGCCGCTAAAACGGCCAAGCTTGCTTTTATTGTCAATGTTATCATTGATGCAGATAAAAAAATCATTAAAGCTTTTGCCGGCGATCTTGAACAAGCTCATATTCAAGGCACGAAATTTGCGGGAGAATTGGCGGCTGTGCAAGCCAAGCCAGCCGATATCGTTATTACCTCCAATGGCGGATACCCGCTGGATCAAAACATTTATCAGGCCGTAAAGGGTATGACAGCAGCGGAAGCCACTTGCAAGCCGGGCGGCGTTATCATTATTTGTGCTGCATGCAATGATGGCCATGGTGGCGACGCTTTTTACCGTTGGTTTACTGAATCAAAAGGCGCCCGTGATGTCATGGATAAAATCATGGCGATTGAACCTGAGCATACCATTGCTGACCAATGGGAAGCGCAAGTTTTAGCCCGGGTTTTACTTAAACATACTGTAATTTTGGTATCTGATGAATGCGATCCAAAATTAATTACTGACATGGAAATGAAAGTCGCTAAAACTTTGCCTGAAGCCATGGCAATGGCTGAAGCCATTGCTGGTCCAGATGCACGCTATACTGTTGTGCCGGACGGCGTTTCAGTGATTGTTCGCTAAAAGCTTAAAGCTAAAAGACTCATAAACCAAATGGTTTATGAGTCTTTTTATTTTTTGGATATACTAAATGACACATGCTGCTTATGATTGCAAAGTTTTTTCTTGCAGAAAGAAGCTCTATAGTAATGGCCGGACTGAAGTAAGTGCAGGATTGGCCCAGGATTTAGGAATTAATTGTGTTAGTAACCGGCGCCCCTCATCCATGCCTTGCGCTCCCAATAAGACAAGCAGGTCGCCAGGAAGGCTCGAATCAAAAGCCAGTTTCAGGGCGTCAGGCAATGTTTCGGTAAAGGCATAAGCGGCGTCCGCATCATCGAGTGCTTGGATAAAAGCTGCCTCTTCGTCAGCCGAAACTTTGTCAGGGTGACTCACATAATCAGCCGCTGTGGTAACAATCAGGTGAAAGGGAAGCTGACGCTGCTGGTTGGCTAGTGTAGCGGCATTGACGGCATTGATTGCCTGACCGCGATTGCCGCGAATGGCATTGGCCACAATCAGACGGCGATAGCGTAAGTGACTAATTGTATCGAAAACCGCGGCAATACTGCCTGGGTTTAAAGCCGTATCGTCAATAATGGTGCGTCCCTCTAAATGAAATATTGTCATTCGGCGGTCGACGCTTTTAAACTCAACTAGGGCTGTGCAAATGTTATTGAGAGGAATCTCAGCCAGTCGGGCTGCAGCAATTGCCAATAAGGCATTTTCCACGTTGTGGCGGCCTGGTACAGAAAGCCTGAGTTCAAAAGTTTTTGCCGAAAGGCTTGAGCCTGCCAATAGAAGATCATTCTGAACAGTCATAAGAGTCCGGCTGCCATACGCTGTTGTAGTAAGCATATTGGCCCTAAGATCAGCGTTTGAGCTGGATAAGCTGACACTAAACACGGGTCCGGTGTAGTGCGACGCTATGTCCCTGCAGCAGCAATCGTCCCCATTGACAATCAGCGGTGTGGTTGGGGTTAGTAGGTTAAGAAATTTCTTCTTTGCAGCAATATAGGCGGTATAGTCACCATGAAAATCTAAATGATCAGGACTGATGTTTGCTAAAATGCCACAGGAAAAGTTCACATGATCAGCACGGTGCATATCAATGCCTTGCGCCGATACTTCCATAGCAGCATGGGTGACGCTGTTTTGACACATTTGGCGCAAATAGTATTGCAATGTTGCGGCATCAGGTGTGGTCAGCGTACTGGGAAGCGAAGCTTTGCCCAAATTGACTTGTACAGTGCCAATCAATCCGGCTGTTAAACCGTAGTGGCAAAATATATGTTCCAACATAGCTGTGATCGTTGTCTTTCCATTTGTACCTGTCACCCCGATTAACTGCAGTTTCCGTGATGGATGGCCATAATATTCTGCGGCTAATTGGGCCAAAGCCTGACGGGCGTTATCAACCTGAAATATTGGAAGTGCTGATTGGCATGTGCCGCCTTCATCGGTTACGACGGCTATGGCTCCGCGGGAGAGTGCATCCTGAATAAATAAATTTCCATTCGTAGCCCGGCCATGAATGGCCACAAAGATATAACCTGGTTTTACGTCCCGGGAGTTACAGGTAATGCCGGTAGCCTGGAGTAAGATGTGCGCTGGTATACACATAATTTCACTCCCCTATTTGCTGAAAGTCGCAATGCCATCCTATGATCGAGGCTATCATAACGTGCTGCTTCTCAAATAATAAAAAGGACTTATTAAGCCTTATGAATATTAGTAGCTGGATAAAAGTAATTTTTTTGCTTGTAATGCTGATTTATGGCCTAAGTGGCTGTTCACCAGACAAAGCAGTCCGTAAATTAGGAATCGAACAAGTGGCTCCAGGGGTTCGAATTGCTGAAAGTCTGGTTGGTGATTATTCAAAAGACGATCTGAGCAGCATGCTTCACAAACTAGCTGTCGAACAATATCAGCCGCCAGTCAATGCCGGATTTGACAATCAGGGGCAGATTCAACCAGGGCGGAATGGACGCCTGCTTAACGTTGCTGCCAGCCTCACACAAGTGTTAGCTGCTCAGCCTGATACAAACGTTGAGTTGGTTTATGATGAAATACAGCCCCTCATCAGCACTGAAAAACTTCACAGGGCAATCAGAACTGGCGGCTATACCACCCGTGTGCTTGATGCTAATCCCAATCGATTGCACAATATCCGGCTAACCACTGACTTAATTAATAATTTTTTGCTTGAAGCCGGTCAAGAGTTTTCTTTTAATCGTGTAACCGGCGAACCCACTGCTGAGCGCGGCTTTAAAGAAGCGGGCATCTTTGCTGCTGGCGGAAGGTATGAAGAAGAAACCGGTGGCGGCATGTGTCAGGTATCTTCGACACTATACAATGCGGTTTTAGCCGCTGGGCTACCTATTACGGAAAGGCACCCACATTCGCAGCCGGTGGACTATGTTCCAGCTGGCAAGGATGCGACAGTCTATACGGATAAGGATTTCCGGTTTATGAACAATACCCGGCAAGCTATTCTCATTAGAGCCTTTGAATCTAATAAGCGAGTTACTGTTGATTTGTGGTCAGTGGAAAAATAAGCTGAATAAAAAGCAAGTTTACTAAACATAATATCTACTGAGGTGGGAGTGTATGCTGAATAATAAGAACTCAAATGTTGCAATCATTGCCGTAATTGTCATCCTATTCATTGTGGGAGCCTATGCACTATTGCGTCCTCCTGCCCCGAAACCGACTCCGGAGATGCCGGCGCCGGCCCCTATGGAGCAGGCACCGCAGCAGCCGGTACCAGAACAAAAGGTTGAGCCTATTCCTGGCGTACCGCAGTTTGATAGCAGTAAATATAAGTCAGAGCCTGTTGTCAAAGTTTGGCGGGCAGATCGAGGGACTATTGAAAGTATGCCGCTGGAAAAATATATTGAAGGTGTTATCGCTCAGGAAATGCAGCCAGAATGGCCGATTGAAGCCTTGGCAGCACAAGCTGTAGCGTCACGGACATTGACAATCAATGCCATTGAAGCCGGAACAATCAGGCGGCTGCATAACGCCGATGTCAGTACTTCCAAAGAAGAATTGCAGGCGTTTGCTCCAGAGAAGGTCAATGACAATGTTCGGGAAGCCGTGAAACGGACACGGGGACAAGTATTGCTCTATGCCGGGAGCTTGGTTAATGCCATCTACAGTTCCTGCAATGGTCAAATTGCGGCCACCAAAGACGAAAGCTTTCCTAAAGAGATTCCTCACCCGGCTCCGTACTTTCAGCCAGTTAGTGATAACTGCTTTGAGTATGCGCCTGATAACATAAAATCCTGGACAGTAAAAATTCCCGGTTCACAAGTGGCTTCAGCCGTTGGTTACAATGGCAATCCTGGTGACATTAAAATCTTGGAAAAGGGTCCATCAGGCCGAATCTTGTTTATCGGGGCAGGCAATAAAAAAGTTTATGGCGCCGAGTTTCGTAAAGCAGTTGGCTTTGACCGCTTAAAATCAACACTGATTACCGATATGACCTATGATGGTAAGGATTTCACCTTTAAAGGCTTAGGTTGGGGAAATGGAGTAGGGCTTTGCCAGTGGGGCGCATACACATATGCCAAACAAGGAGAAAATGCCCAGTTTATTTTGAATCATTACTATGTAGGCGCTGAAGTTAAACAGTTATATCAATAAGCAATATAGTGATTCGTAACAAAGCATTCAGTAATGAATGCTTTGTTAGTTGCCAGGAAGGGAGGCGCTTATACTGCAAACCGTACCATTGCTCGAATATCCGCCGCGCCAATATTTATATAAAGTCGAGTACAATCCCAGTGAAAAGAATCTTTGTCAGGTAGTCATCAATAATAGCAGCCCGTTGGCTGAAATACGGAATACTCCATTTCGAAAAAGTATCGAAGCCGAAAAAGTTATTGTGAACGATATGCGTCAGCTTGGCTATATGCATTCTGTGACCAATCGGCAATATGAAAATCTTTTTCGCCGCGGCTTAAATTTTGAGGTTGATTTCTTTCATCCTGAGTTACAAATTGCCGTTGAAGTGGAAAAAGGTGAAATTAATAATATCTGGAAAAATATTTGCAAATTTGCTGAGTCATCGGTGATTAGACATGGTGTGCTGATGGTACCGGTTGTACGGCAGGGACAGCAAAACAGCAGTGAATTTTACAATAATACAATTAAACGTCTTTGCAAAATAGAACGAATTTTTAGCTATATAGACAGTTTGTTAATTATTGGCTATTGAGTTGTACTATTTACCGATACAGTAAATTTTTTACACAGCATTGCATATATTATTAGTGGAGAGGCAGTTGAGAGACACCTCATCCTAACAGGCGCCGTTTACTCAGTTGAGTAAACGGCGCTACGGCTTTTCGTCAATAATTGGCAGGAGTTTAGGTGCGGTTGTCGAATGATGCTTTGAAGAAGATAAATTATATAGGTAGATAAAAGTGAGGGTGCGGGAATGGCTGAATATAAGATTAGTTCAGAATTGGCAGCGGAGATTGTAAAGTTTGTAGCAGGAAAAACAGGCTATAATATGATTGTGTGCAGTGACAATGGCACAATTATTGCTGATACTGTAGGTGGAAGCCGGATTGGCGCAGTTCACAGCGGAGCTCAAAGAATCATGCAAGGCCAAATGGATGAGTATGCCGTATCTGCGCAAGAGGCAGCACAAAACTCACAAGTACGTGAGGGATATAGCTGTGTGATTACTGTTGATGGTACGCGGGTAGGGTGTTTCGGGATTACCGGTGCAGTCGAGGTAGTTAAACCGCTGACACAAGTAGCAGCAACCATCGTCGGCTATCGGGTCAAAGAAGAAATTCAAAAACAAGCGGTTGCCAAAGTCGTCGATCAAGTTTCAGAGAATGTTCAGCAGGCAGCAGCTGCCGTGCAGGAGATTTCAGCATCGTCCGAAGAACTTGCAGCAACTACTGATAATGTGGTCCGGGTTTCCAATGAGTCGGCCCAAAAGGTTAAAGATACCGGCAAAATTCTGGATATGAGCCGTGGGATTGCCACACAGACCAAACTGCTTAGTCTGAATGCTTCTATTGAAGCAGCTCGCGCAGGTATTCATGGCCGCGGGTTTGCGGTTGTTGCTCAGGAAATGCAAAAGCTGGCTCAAAATAGTGCTGATGCTACCGAAAAAATTAATGTCATTCTTCAGGAAATTCAGGCCGCCATTCAAAAAGTTATTGATGGAATTAATCAATCGGCTGAAATTACCAATGAACAAGCCCGCGCGATGCAAGACATCATCGGAATGGTTGAATCTGTTCAGACATCAACCACTGAGCTTGTGACAATTTTTAATAAAAAATAGTAGTTTTTGTATAAATATAGCAGTCCTAGCTGAATTTTTACCTCGATTTTCGCATAAAATACTACCGGAAAGCTGTAAGAAGCAGTTTTCCACAAAAGGCGCCGTTTGTCCGGAACGCACGGATAGCGGCGCTACGGTTTTTTGTATTGCTATTTGTCTCGTGGAGCAGAACGAATGTAAGTTTTGTTTAAGATGGTTGGCAATGTTAGAGCATTACGCTATAATATATTCATGTTGCAGAGGAGAGTCTATATGAATAAAGTTATAGTTTCGGTGGTCGGCACCCAAAAAGATGTTTATGGCGAAGAAAATCGCATTGAATTATTAACTGTTGGGAGACACTATCTTAAAAATGGTATCAATTATATCAGTTATCAAGATAGTGAGTCGACTGGTATGGAAGGAACGGCAACTCTGCTTAAAGTTGGTGAGGATTGTGTGACGCTGGTTCGCAAAGGACAAGTGGAGCATACTCAACAGTTTAAATTGCAGGAGTCTAGTTCCAGCTTATACCGTACACCTTATGGAGACATGACTTTGACCATTTTAACCAACAATTTAGATATAAGCTTTGGATCCGCTTCAGGTACTATTGATATCGGCTATGAGCTGGTGGTAGACGGACAATGGCAGAGTGCCAATCATTTGTATATAAAAATTTGTGCAGATAATAATGTGTGCAATGCCGTTAATTAAGAAGGTTTCAGACCAGGAGGAAATGAGCGTTGGATATTAAGGAACTATTACATAACGCAGTGATCAAAGCCGCGCGGCAGGCTATTGCTGACGGGGCTTTTCATGCTGATGAATTGCCTGCAGTCATTTTAGAAGTGCCGCCGCAGAAGGAATTTGGCGATTATGCCACTAATTTTGCCCTGCAGGCTGCCCGGGCTGCCCGGAGCAAACCTCGTGCCATTGCTGAAGCTATTGTCGAGCGTCTCAACGAGGCATGGCTTACGAAAGCTGAAATTGCCGGTCCCGGATTTATTAATTTTTATTTAAAACCGGATTGGTTATATGATATGCTGGCTGCCATATTGTCTAAAGGCAGCGAATATGGCAATACCTCGGCAGGTGCCGGAAAACGCATTCAAGTTGAATTTGTGAGTGCCAACCCTACCGGACCGCTGCATGTCGGACATGGCCGGGGTGCAGCAGTTGGCAGCGCATTGGCTAATTTGCTTAAAACAGCTGGCTATGATGTGCAAAGCGAATACTATATCAACGATGCTGGTAATCAAATTGATAATTTAGCGGCTTCAGTCAATGCCCGCTACTTGGAATTATTAGGCCAGGCAGGAGAATTTCCGGCTGACGGTTATCATGGCCGGGATATTATTGATACTGCCCAGCGGATTATTCAGCATGATGGTGATCAATATTTGAACATGGATGCAGCTGAGCGGCTGGCTATCTTTAAAGAGCTGGCGCTGCAAGAGAAACTGGCTGCCTTAAAAGAAGATTTGCAAGCTTTCAATGTTGATTTTGATGTATGGTTTAGCGAGCGGACGCTGCACCAAAGTGGTGCTATTACCGAAACCTGCGACATATTAAAAGCTAATGGCAATATGTATGAACAGGATGGCGCCTTATGGCTTAAGTCAACAGCCTGTGGGGATGACAAAGACCGGGTAGTCATTCGGGAAAACGGCATTCCAACTTATTTGGCTGCTGATATTGCCTATCACCGTGATAAAGCTGAACGCGGTTTTGATACCCTGATTAATATCTGGGGTGCCGACCATCATGGCTATATTTGCCGGGTGAAAGCTGCGATCGCAGCACTCGGCTATTCGCCGGATATGCTGGAAGTACTTATTTTGCAAATGGTCAGTCTGTATCAAAACGGTGAGCTTGTCAAAATGTCCAAACGGACTGGTCAAAGTGTGACCCTTACCGAATTAATCGAAGAAGTTGGTCGAGATGCAGCCCGCTTTTTCTTTATTATGCGCTCAATAGACAGTCAGCTTGATTTTGACCTGGACTTGGCTAAATCCCGGTCCAATGAAAATCCGGTTTATTATATTCAATACGCACATGCCCGTATCTCCAGCATTTTCCGTCAGGCAGCTGAGGCCGGCATTAATAACAACTGGTCAGAAGCCGATTTGAGTGTTTTGACCACACCGTTTGAAGTCGATCTTATTAAAAAGCTGGGAGAATATCCTGACGAAATTTCCTATGCCGCTTTGGAACGGGCACCGCATCGTATTGCGCGTTATGCCCACGAATTGGCAAGCTTATTTCATGCTTTCTACAACCAATGCCGCATTGTCGGTGTTGAACCTGAACTGGCTACAGCCCGGCTTGCACTGGCGACAGCCGTTCAAACCACGATTCGTCATTCCTTAACGATTTTAGGGATTACCGCACCAGAAAAGATGTAACCGTAAAAAAGGTAAAAATTACGGTGTGGTGAATATTAGCAAAGTAAATAAACCCAAGTGATATATAACTCATGTTTTGTAATGCTGAGGCGTAAGCCCATGTTCTAATATTTGTATGGAGGGGATTTCATTATGTTAGACAATATTAAACAGGCTGCGGAAGTTGATATCGCCTATCAAATTTTGCGACAATCAGGTCAGGCCATGTATTTTCGTGAATTGATTAATCAGGTATTAGATCTTAAAGCCAAACCAATTCATTCGCTTTCACATGCCATCTCGGAAATTCATACTCAGATCAATATGGATAGCCGGTTTGCTCATATGGGCAAAGGCATGTGGGGATTGGCTGACTGGTCACCGCAAAACAGCCGCCGTGCCGGTGCTGATGAAGCAAGTTCTACTGCTGTTCCTACAACCAGACGGCGTGAGCGCTTATTAGAAGAAATCCAGCAAGATTATGTTGCTGCTACTGCGGAAGCTGGCGAGCCAGAATAAATGCTTGACACAAAGCGGTAAAAAAGGATAAAATTATTGGCGTGTTTTTGAGACAAAATACCGTAAAACCGGCAGGTATAATTCAGGATTACCTGCGTGGCGATAATACTGCAAGAGCAATTTTAGGAGGATATTTTATGGCAAAGTATATTTTTGTTACCGGGGGGGTTGTTTCTTCGCTTGGTAAAGGCATCACAGCGGCTTCTTTGGGACGGTTGCTTAAAAGCCGCGGCCTCAAGGTTACCATTCAGAAGTTTGATCCATATATCAATATTGACCCTGGTACTATGAGCCCATACCAGCACGGTGAGGTATTTGTTACAGAAGACGGCGCCGAGACTGACCTGGACTTAGGTCATTATGAGCGATTTATTGATATAAACTTAAGCAAAAGCTCAAATGTTACTGCCGGTAAAATTTACTGGTCTGTGATTAATAAAGAACGTAAAGGCGATTATTTGGGCAGTACTGTTCAAGTCATTCCTCATATTACCAATGAAATAAAAGAACGCATTTATCGTGTTGCTAAAGAAGACAATGCTGATGTTGTCATTACTGAGATTGGCGGAACTGTTGGTGATATTGAGAGCTTGCCTTTCTTAGAAGCCATTCGCCAAGTGAAAAAAGAAGTTGGCCGTAATGATGTGTTGTATATTCACGTAACACTGGTACCTTATATCTCAGCAGCTGGTGAACTTAAAACTAAACCAACTCAGCATAGTGTAAAAGAATTGCGCAGTATTGGTATTCATCCGGATATTATTGTATGTCGTACTGAACATGAAATTTCTCCTGAGATGCGCGAAAAATTAGCCTTATTTTGCGATATTGATGTTAATGCGGTTATTCAAAATAAAAATGCGGCCAGCATTTATCAAGTGCCGTTAATGATGCAGGATGAAGGTCTTGACCGGATTGCTATGGAAAAGCTCCAGATTGAAGCTGGCGCTGCCGACATGGCAGCGTGGCGGGAAATGGTGGACAAGATTGTTTATCCTTCCAGCTGTGTTACCATTGCCGTAGTCGGCAAATATGTGGCATTGCAGGATGCTTATATGAGTGTTACTGAATCGCTGCGTCATGCGGGGATTGCCAATCAAACAGCCATCAATATCAAATGGATTAATTCCGAGGATATCGAAGCTCCTGATACCGATATGGCAGCTCATTTTGGCGATGTTGACGGGATCTTGGTACCTGGCGGTTTTGGTGATCGCGGTGTCGAAGGAAAAATTAAAGCCATTCAATTTGCGCGGGAAAACCAAGTGCCGTTTTTTGGGTTGTGCCTTGGTATGCAATGTGCTGTCATTGAGTTTGCCCGTAATGTCTGTAATCTGAAGGATGCGCACAGCAGCGAGTTTAATCCGGATACACCTTATCCGGTTATTGACCTAATGCCAGATCAAGTGGCTATTGAAGCTAAAGGCGGCACGATGCGTCTGGGCGTGTATCCATGTAAGGTTACTGATGGAACACTGACTTGTGAAGCTTATAAAGAAGAAATTATTTATGAGCGGCATCGTCACCGGTTTGAATTCAATAATGTTTACCGTGATAAACTAGAAGAATGCGGCTTAGTTATCGGTGGTGTTTTGCCAAACGGTCGGTTGGTAGAAATTGTCGAAGTTAAGGATCATCCTTGGTTTGTTGGTACACAATTTCATCCTGAATTCAAATCACGTCCAACCAATCCGCACCCATTATTCAGAGATTTCGTCAAAGCTGCTCTGAACAATAAGAAGTAGTCAATCAAAACTGTTGGACATTCCAACAGTTTTCTTTTTAACTGTTTAGCCCGGCTGAACCAGCACTTTTTTTGAGTGATTCCTGAATGCCCGGGCAAAATAAGACTACAAAATAAAAGGAGGCTGTATATGCACAAAAAGACAGTGGTGTTTATTTTAGCAGTTATTGTGATCATTTCACTGTGTGTATTGACTTTTGCCGGACCGGCGTTTAATAAACGCCGCAATGTTGCCGCCGACAAGATCGCCATTATTTACGTTGATGGGGTTATTATGGGCGGCCGCGGGCAAAGCAGTCTGTTTAGTGAATATGGAGGAACTGATTACATCATTAAACAATTGCATGAAGCTCGGGACGATAAAAGTGTTAAAGCCATTATTTTGCGGATTAACAGTCCTGGCGGCAGCGCTCCCGCTTCGCAGGAAGTTGGCGAGGAAATTAAAAAAATCCGGGATACTGGTAAGTTAGTGGTCACTTCCATGGGTGATGTAGCTGCATCGGGCGGCTACTGGCTGGCAGCGTGCTCAGATAAAATCTATGCCAATCCTGCAACGCTGACTGGCAGTATCGGCGTTTATATGCCTTATGCCAATTGGGAAGAATTATATAAGAAGATTGGTGTCCGGCAAGAAAAAATTAAGAGTGGACCTCACAAAGATATCTTATCTCCTGACCGGACCATGACTGAAGAGGAACGGGCTATTATTCAGGCTATGGTGGATGATATGTATAGTCAATTTGTCACCGTGGTAGCCGAAGGCCGGAAGATGGATCCTAACCGGGTACGCCAACTCGCTGATGGCCGGATCTATACTGGTAATCAGGCCAAAGAACTGGGACTCGTCGATGAATTGGGCAATATGTATGATGCCATTGATGGTACAGTTCAATTGGCTGGGATCAAGGGGAAACCAGAAATTAAGGAATATGGTAAAAATAGCCCTTGGACTATGTTATTTGGCGGCAATGATAAATTGGAAATACTGAATAAATTATTGAGACCAATGGAAAATCAATTGCCAATCGCTGCTCCGCTGGCTATTCCGGAAAAATGGTAGGTGATGCTATGGAAACAATATTAGAGGATATTTATGATGTTATGTTTCAGCCGCGAGCAGCTTTAGGAAGAATTGCCAATCAAGCGAAATTAAGCTCGGCTCTGGTTGTCTTTTTGGTTTGTGTATTTGTACCAATGTGGGCTATTTATTTAGGAATGCAGGTAACCGGTTCCCCCACTTCGGTTGGCTTTATCATGGTGGCACAGGCTATTGGCAGTGTGGCAGTATGGCTGATTGGCACAGCAGTATGGC
Protein-coding regions in this window:
- the murE_2 gene encoding UDP-N-acetylmuramoyl-L-alanyl-D-glutamate--2, 6-diaminopimelate ligase, with amino-acid sequence MCIPAHILLQATGITCNSRDVKPGYIFVAIHGRATNGNLFIQDALSRGAIAVVTDEGGTCQSALPIFQVDNARQALAQLAAEYYGHPSRKLQLIGVTGTNGKTTITAMLEHIFCHYGLTAGLIGTVQVNLGKASLPSTLTTPDAATLQYYLRQMCQNSVTHAAMEVSAQGIDMHRADHVNFSCGILANISPDHLDFHGDYTAYIAAKKKFLNLLTPTTPLIVNGDDCCCRDIASHYTGPVFSVSLSSSNADLRANMLTTTAYGSRTLMTVQNDLLLAGSSLSAKTFELRLSVPGRHNVENALLAIAAARLAEIPLNNICTALVEFKSVDRRMTIFHLEGRTIIDDTALNPGSIAAVFDTISHLRYRRLIVANAIRGNRGQAINAVNAATLANQQRQLPFHLIVTTAADYVSHPDKVSADEEAAFIQALDDADAAYAFTETLPDALKLAFDSSLPGDLLVLLGAQGMDEGRRLLTQLIPKSWANPALTSVRPLL
- the yoaR gene encoding hypothetical protein, with protein sequence MNISSWIKVIFLLVMLIYGLSGCSPDKAVRKLGIEQVAPGVRIAESLVGDYSKDDLSSMLHKLAVEQYQPPVNAGFDNQGQIQPGRNGRLLNVAASLTQVLAAQPDTNVELVYDEIQPLISTEKLHRAIRTGGYTTRVLDANPNRLHNIRLTTDLINNFLLEAGQEFSFNRVTGEPTAERGFKEAGIFAAGGRYEEETGGGMCQVSSTLYNAVLAAGLPITERHPHSQPVDYVPAGKDATVYTDKDFRFMNNTRQAILIRAFESNKRVTVDLWSVEK
- a CDS encoding stage II sporulation protein SpoIID; translated protein: MLNNKNSNVAIIAVIVILFIVGAYALLRPPAPKPTPEMPAPAPMEQAPQQPVPEQKVEPIPGVPQFDSSKYKSEPVVKVWRADRGTIESMPLEKYIEGVIAQEMQPEWPIEALAAQAVASRTLTINAIEAGTIRRLHNADVSTSKEELQAFAPEKVNDNVREAVKRTRGQVLLYAGSLVNAIYSSCNGQIAATKDESFPKEIPHPAPYFQPVSDNCFEYAPDNIKSWTVKIPGSQVASAVGYNGNPGDIKILEKGPSGRILFIGAGNKKVYGAEFRKAVGFDRLKSTLITDMTYDGKDFTFKGLGWGNGVGLCQWGAYTYAKQGENAQFILNHYYVGAEVKQLYQ
- a CDS encoding methyl-accepting chemotaxis protein; amino-acid sequence: MAEYKISSELAAEIVKFVAGKTGYNMIVCSDNGTIIADTVGGSRIGAVHSGAQRIMQGQMDEYAVSAQEAAQNSQVREGYSCVITVDGTRVGCFGITGAVEVVKPLTQVAATIVGYRVKEEIQKQAVAKVVDQVSENVQQAAAAVQEISASSEELAATTDNVVRVSNESAQKVKDTGKILDMSRGIATQTKLLSLNASIEAARAGIHGRGFAVVAQEMQKLAQNSADATEKINVILQEIQAAIQKVIDGINQSAEITNEQARAMQDIIGMVESVQTSTTELVTIFNKK
- the argS2 gene encoding arginine--tRNA ligase 2; amino-acid sequence: MDIKELLHNAVIKAARQAIADGAFHADELPAVILEVPPQKEFGDYATNFALQAARAARSKPRAIAEAIVERLNEAWLTKAEIAGPGFINFYLKPDWLYDMLAAILSKGSEYGNTSAGAGKRIQVEFVSANPTGPLHVGHGRGAAVGSALANLLKTAGYDVQSEYYINDAGNQIDNLAASVNARYLELLGQAGEFPADGYHGRDIIDTAQRIIQHDGDQYLNMDAAERLAIFKELALQEKLAALKEDLQAFNVDFDVWFSERTLHQSGAITETCDILKANGNMYEQDGALWLKSTACGDDKDRVVIRENGIPTYLAADIAYHRDKAERGFDTLINIWGADHHGYICRVKAAIAALGYSPDMLEVLILQMVSLYQNGELVKMSKRTGQSVTLTELIEEVGRDAARFFFIMRSIDSQLDFDLDLAKSRSNENPVYYIQYAHARISSIFRQAAEAGINNNWSEADLSVLTTPFEVDLIKKLGEYPDEISYAALERAPHRIARYAHELASLFHAFYNQCRIVGVEPELATARLALATAVQTTIRHSLTILGITAPEKM
- the rpoE gene encoding putative DNA-directed RNA polymerase subunit delta, producing MLDNIKQAAEVDIAYQILRQSGQAMYFRELINQVLDLKAKPIHSLSHAISEIHTQINMDSRFAHMGKGMWGLADWSPQNSRRAGADEASSTAVPTTRRRERLLEEIQQDYVAATAEAGEPE